Proteins co-encoded in one Acidobacteriota bacterium genomic window:
- the rpoN gene encoding RNA polymerase factor sigma-54: MPQLEQKLQARLVQKLIITPQLQQAIRLLQLSKLDLQEEISQELVENPALEEAGTTTEMPGTPSEAPAQESSDTREVTTGTEGDRKDDDFDYASYFRDLEDSYRPTSGTWEHRSADELPTMEKVLSSQGQLSDHLLWQLEMNFSGRRERMIGEAIIGNLDEKGYLEASIEELAGMAPEGQTWEPEVVEEVRRRVQAFDPVGVASYDLRECLMVQLEVTGLADTLAARIVRDHMDLLERKRLSELEKVLEVDPEELDAIVEVIRQLDPRPGEKYNPQATTYITPDVYVIKDGDDYRVLLNEDGLPRLRISPAYRKLLSQAKSETSDATTNSFVREKVKAAFRLIRSLEERQRTIYKVAESIVKFQRGFLDKGLDHIRPLVLRDVAEDIGMHESTVSRVVNHKYMHTPRGLFEMRFFFHSGLASHGGDAISSLTVKEKIKRLVAGEDPKRPLSDQAIAEALRTEGLKIARRTVAKYREELRIPSSTQRRSGR, encoded by the coding sequence ATGCCTCAACTCGAGCAAAAACTCCAAGCCAGGCTGGTACAAAAACTCATCATCACTCCCCAATTGCAGCAGGCGATCCGTCTGCTGCAGCTTTCCAAGCTCGACCTCCAGGAGGAAATCAGCCAGGAACTGGTCGAGAACCCGGCTCTCGAAGAGGCCGGCACGACCACCGAGATGCCTGGAACTCCCAGCGAGGCGCCGGCGCAGGAGTCCTCCGACACCCGCGAGGTGACCACGGGGACCGAGGGTGACCGCAAGGACGACGACTTCGACTACGCCTCCTACTTCCGCGACCTGGAAGACAGCTACCGGCCGACGAGTGGCACCTGGGAACACCGCAGCGCCGACGAATTGCCCACCATGGAGAAGGTGCTCTCCAGCCAGGGCCAGCTCTCGGACCATCTCCTGTGGCAGTTGGAGATGAACTTCAGCGGCCGTCGCGAACGGATGATCGGCGAAGCGATCATCGGCAACCTGGACGAGAAGGGCTATCTCGAAGCGAGCATCGAGGAACTCGCCGGCATGGCCCCGGAAGGGCAGACCTGGGAGCCGGAGGTCGTCGAGGAAGTGCGCCGGCGGGTCCAGGCTTTCGACCCCGTCGGTGTGGCCAGCTACGACCTGCGAGAGTGCCTGATGGTGCAGCTCGAGGTGACCGGGCTCGCCGACACCCTGGCGGCGCGGATCGTGCGGGACCACATGGACCTGCTCGAGCGCAAGCGGCTGAGCGAGCTCGAGAAGGTACTCGAGGTCGATCCTGAAGAACTCGACGCCATCGTCGAGGTGATCCGGCAGTTGGATCCCCGGCCCGGTGAGAAGTACAACCCCCAGGCCACGACCTATATCACGCCCGATGTGTACGTGATCAAGGATGGCGACGACTATCGCGTGCTGCTCAACGAAGACGGCCTGCCGCGCCTGCGCATTTCTCCCGCCTATCGCAAGCTGCTCAGCCAGGCCAAGAGCGAAACCTCGGACGCCACGACCAACTCCTTCGTGCGGGAAAAGGTCAAGGCGGCGTTTCGCCTGATCCGCTCTCTCGAGGAACGTCAGCGTACGATCTACAAGGTGGCGGAGAGCATCGTCAAGTTCCAGCGAGGATTCCTCGACAAGGGGCTCGATCATATTCGGCCACTGGTGCTCAGGGATGTGGCCGAGGATATCGGCATGCACGAATCCACCGTCAGCCGGGTGGTGAACCACAAATACATGCACACCCCGCGCGGGTTGTTCGAGATGCGCTTTTTCTTCCACAGCGGGCTGGCTTCCCATGGCGGTGACGCGATCTCTTCACTGACCGTCAAGGAGAAGATCAAGCGCCTGGTCGCCGGTGAAGATCCCAAGCGCCCGCTCAGCGATCAGGCGATCGCCGAGGCCCTCCGGACCGAGGGGCTGAAAATTGCGCGTCGTACCGTTGCCAAGTATCGCGAAGAACTGAGGATTCCATCTTCCACCCAGAGACGCAGCGGCCGATGA
- a CDS encoding ATP-binding protein, with amino-acid sequence MEPGRHGKELSATPPGGESCPLCRGTGFEIHSSDHGSYARPCACATRQRLALRRRSARIPERYRHCSLEHFDLLNDSLGRAVSWCRRIVDEFPSGESFGLLLIGPSGVGKTHLAVAVLRELVEQRGAVGLFAEFNDLLRRIQETFDRRSQTPSWDVLRPALEADVLLLDDLGATRMTPWMRDTLALIINERYNQRRLILATTNQDEDPPPGQESLSDRIGERLASRLAEMCWTVRLEGKDYRRHVSRAGRVFRSDR; translated from the coding sequence ATGGAGCCGGGCCGGCATGGCAAGGAGCTTTCCGCGACTCCCCCGGGGGGGGAGAGTTGCCCTCTTTGTCGAGGTACCGGTTTCGAGATCCACAGCAGTGACCATGGCAGCTACGCGCGCCCCTGTGCCTGCGCGACCCGCCAGCGCCTGGCCCTGCGGCGGCGCTCGGCGCGGATTCCCGAACGCTATCGCCACTGCTCCCTCGAGCACTTCGACCTGCTCAACGACTCCCTCGGGCGGGCCGTGAGCTGGTGCCGGCGAATCGTCGACGAGTTCCCTTCCGGCGAGTCTTTCGGATTGCTGCTGATCGGGCCTTCCGGAGTCGGCAAGACCCATCTGGCGGTGGCGGTGCTGCGGGAACTGGTAGAGCAGCGGGGGGCGGTGGGACTCTTCGCCGAGTTCAACGACCTGCTCCGGCGGATCCAGGAAACTTTCGACCGCCGTTCCCAGACCCCGAGTTGGGATGTCCTGCGCCCCGCGCTCGAGGCCGATGTGTTGCTGCTCGACGACCTGGGCGCGACGCGCATGACGCCCTGGATGCGCGATACTCTCGCCCTGATCATCAACGAGCGCTACAACCAGCGCCGGCTGATTCTGGCCACCACCAATCAGGACGAGGATCCTCCCCCGGGGCAGGAGTCGCTGTCCGACCGCATCGGTGAACGGCTCGCCTCGCGCCTGGCGGAGATGTGCTGGACCGTGCGGCTCGAGGGCAAGGACTACAGGCGGCACGTCAGTCGGGCTGGACGCGTCTTCCGCAGCGATCGCTGA
- a CDS encoding LptA/OstA family protein, with protein MPYPRRRFLLVAFIVLAVAAVVFETTRRRPEPVEPVGSPPPSHANETARLEGGFRWSTTRAGRALFDLAAGRLLGLEGGVHLLDDVQALRLYLDDGRVVLLSAQRGRLNLALSEGAGVRISLLDQVEVVDPDGARLRTDELVYDAQTRELFSPGPAVMTRPGKLRAELGSFIYRPDGRVLEIRGRFRLGPIDGGGWVVDASRASYRLATGEMVFTSPLRLNGSRRTLIAARATLAFGEGTSESTFRGDGPVLAWSGGPGRRWQLAAAGVDATFAGEPPEPRSFVARGPVSLVYSQALAGRNRRSRLQASRLLWEPTGERAEGRHRLRAGPGFDLESGRPGGVDEYRVSGQWLEVLEDGEGAPVALRAWKEIHIEEPEGAAAEGHELRWERQQPGRVVLHGEPARAWRAGNLIEAPRLVFERQREVLIGEGGALTEIASMHEDDGSLFEGDEPVRVRCNRVEMPRKEAGLIVFEGSVQAWQAAASLRARRLVIDQPGRKLRATGGTHLRLESRRKSPGGGEETKTIRVQGDALSYAAGSREAVIEGHASYEEPGGQIVRAERITILRGRPGGVERMEARGRVRLVAPKAHGGGDLLLWEGGAQGVVILRGIEALARLALPPGKMIEAEEIRYDLGTGEVSTAGRAVFQGAEGNEKKGDEP; from the coding sequence ATGCCATATCCCAGGCGGCGCTTTCTTCTCGTCGCTTTCATCGTGCTCGCGGTCGCGGCGGTGGTCTTCGAGACGACCCGCCGCCGTCCCGAGCCGGTGGAGCCGGTGGGCTCACCGCCGCCATCCCATGCCAACGAGACCGCTCGCCTGGAAGGCGGCTTCCGCTGGAGCACGACCCGGGCCGGCCGCGCCCTTTTCGACCTGGCGGCCGGTCGGCTGCTGGGTTTGGAGGGGGGCGTCCATCTGCTCGATGACGTGCAGGCCCTGCGCCTCTACCTGGACGACGGTCGGGTCGTTCTCCTCTCGGCCCAGCGTGGTCGCCTCAACTTGGCCCTGAGCGAGGGGGCCGGCGTACGGATCTCCCTGCTCGACCAGGTGGAGGTGGTGGATCCCGACGGCGCGCGCCTGCGCACCGACGAGCTGGTCTACGATGCCCAGACCCGGGAACTCTTCTCTCCGGGGCCGGCCGTCATGACCCGGCCGGGAAAGCTCCGGGCCGAACTGGGCTCCTTCATCTACCGGCCCGACGGTCGGGTTCTCGAGATTCGGGGGCGCTTCCGGCTCGGGCCGATCGATGGTGGTGGATGGGTGGTGGATGCCTCCCGAGCCAGCTACCGCCTGGCGACCGGTGAGATGGTCTTCACCTCTCCCCTGCGGCTGAATGGAAGCCGGCGCACTTTGATCGCGGCTCGCGCGACCCTTGCGTTCGGGGAGGGGACGTCGGAGTCGACCTTTCGGGGCGATGGTCCCGTCCTGGCATGGAGCGGCGGACCCGGCCGGCGCTGGCAGCTCGCGGCGGCGGGAGTCGACGCGACCTTTGCCGGTGAGCCGCCGGAACCCCGTTCGTTCGTCGCCCGGGGGCCCGTGTCGCTGGTCTACTCCCAGGCCCTCGCCGGGCGCAACCGGCGGAGCCGCCTCCAGGCCTCGCGGCTTCTCTGGGAGCCGACGGGAGAACGGGCGGAGGGCCGTCACCGACTTCGGGCGGGTCCTGGGTTTGATCTTGAGTCAGGTCGGCCGGGCGGAGTCGACGAGTACCGGGTCTCCGGTCAGTGGCTCGAGGTTCTCGAGGACGGGGAGGGCGCCCCCGTGGCGCTCCGGGCCTGGAAGGAGATCCACATCGAGGAACCGGAAGGGGCGGCGGCGGAGGGCCACGAGTTGCGCTGGGAACGGCAGCAGCCGGGGCGGGTCGTGCTGCACGGCGAACCGGCCAGGGCCTGGCGGGCGGGGAATCTGATCGAAGCGCCGCGACTGGTGTTCGAAAGACAACGGGAGGTGCTGATCGGCGAAGGCGGTGCGTTGACCGAGATCGCCTCGATGCACGAGGATGACGGTTCGCTCTTCGAGGGTGACGAGCCGGTTCGCGTGCGGTGCAACCGGGTGGAGATGCCCCGAAAAGAGGCGGGACTGATCGTCTTCGAGGGTTCCGTACAGGCCTGGCAGGCGGCTGCCTCACTGCGTGCCCGGCGCCTGGTGATCGACCAGCCGGGCCGCAAGCTTCGCGCCACCGGTGGCACGCACCTGCGCCTGGAGAGCCGGCGGAAGAGTCCGGGAGGCGGCGAGGAGACCAAGACTATTCGCGTCCAGGGCGATGCCCTGAGCTACGCCGCCGGTTCCCGCGAGGCGGTCATCGAAGGTCACGCGAGCTACGAGGAGCCGGGCGGCCAGATCGTGCGGGCCGAGCGCATCACGATTTTGCGCGGCCGGCCGGGTGGGGTCGAGCGCATGGAAGCGCGAGGGCGGGTGCGCCTGGTGGCTCCCAAGGCTCACGGTGGCGGGGACCTGCTGCTGTGGGAAGGTGGAGCGCAGGGTGTGGTGATCCTCCGGGGCATCGAGGCCCTCGCCCGCCTGGCCCTCCCGCCGGGAAAGATGATCGAGGCCGAGGAGATACGCTACGATCTGGGCACCGGGGAGGTGTCCACTGCGGGACGGGCTGTTTTCCAGGGCGCCGAGGGGAACGAGAAGAAAGGGGACGAGCCATGA
- a CDS encoding RNA polymerase sigma factor RpoD/SigA, which produces MSEDYQGEKLEGRSKEQSSPESLKKYLKEIAKLPRITVEEERALGKRIQKGDKQALQKLVEANLRFVVSFAKRYRGCGLSFLDLINEGNVGLIEAAKRYDPGKNVKFITYAVWWIRQSIIHALSDQSGPFRLPQKQANLLYRIGKTQAALMSQLERRPSVEEIAEAMEVDPADVTTLLQVSDENISLSAVIDEEHEFHLSDKLEQDTIPSADAIMVRGALRTQVRQALHELDEKERKVILLRFGLTGEEPRTLKEIGEMMNLSRERIRQIEAQALRKLNKSSRTQQLRSYLN; this is translated from the coding sequence ATGTCGGAGGACTACCAGGGCGAGAAGCTCGAGGGCCGGTCGAAAGAGCAGAGTTCCCCCGAGTCTCTCAAGAAGTACCTCAAGGAAATCGCCAAGCTGCCCCGCATCACCGTGGAGGAGGAGCGGGCGCTGGGCAAGCGGATCCAGAAGGGTGACAAGCAGGCGCTGCAGAAACTGGTCGAGGCGAACCTGCGCTTCGTCGTTTCCTTCGCCAAGCGCTACCGCGGCTGCGGCCTGTCCTTTCTCGATCTGATCAACGAGGGCAACGTGGGCCTGATCGAGGCGGCCAAACGCTACGATCCGGGCAAAAACGTCAAGTTCATCACCTATGCCGTGTGGTGGATCCGGCAGTCCATCATCCATGCCCTGTCCGACCAGAGCGGACCTTTCCGGCTGCCCCAGAAGCAGGCGAACCTGCTCTATCGCATCGGCAAGACCCAGGCGGCGTTGATGTCCCAGCTCGAACGGCGGCCTTCGGTCGAGGAGATCGCCGAGGCGATGGAGGTCGATCCGGCGGACGTCACCACGCTGCTCCAGGTTTCCGATGAAAACATTTCCCTGTCGGCGGTGATCGACGAGGAACACGAGTTTCATCTCTCCGACAAGCTCGAACAGGACACGATTCCCTCCGCCGATGCGATCATGGTGCGTGGCGCCCTGCGAACCCAGGTGCGCCAGGCGCTCCACGAACTCGACGAAAAAGAACGCAAGGTGATACTGCTGCGCTTCGGCTTGACCGGTGAGGAGCCGCGTACCCTGAAGGAGATCGGCGAGATGATGAACCTCTCCCGGGAGCGGATTCGACAGATCGAGGCTCAGGCCCTGCGCAAGCTGAACAAGTCCTCGAGAACCCAGCAGCTCAGGAGCTACCTCAACTGA
- the dnaK gene encoding molecular chaperone DnaK → MAKIIGIDLGTTNSVVAVMEGDKPVVIPNSEGGRTTPSVVAMTDKGERLVGQVALRQAVTNPTRTVSSVKRFMGRKFSEVAGECSEVSYEVVAAENGDARVKIDGKVLSPPEISAMILQKLKQDAEAYLGESVDRAVITVPAYFNDAQRQATKDAGQVAGLKVERLVNEPTAAALAYGLDKKSDEKIAVFDFGGGTFDISILEVGEGVVEVKSTNGDTHLGGDDIDKVLIDDLVADFLRDQGIDLSQDKMAMQRLKEAAEKAKCELSTAQETEINLPYITAGPSGPVHLTRKITRSRFEQLIDALVRRTLEPCERALKDAGLSRDQIDEVVLVGGSTRIPLVQKLVAEFFGKEPHKGVNPDEVVAIGAAVQAGVLSGDVKDVLLLDVTPLSLGIETLGNVMTPLIPRNTTIPARKSEVFSTASDNQTQVEIHVLQGERPLARDNKTIGRFILDSIPPAPRGVPQIEVTFDIDANGILHVSAKDKATGREQKITIQASSGLSEDEIRKMVDEAKAHEEEDRKRKEVIEVRNQLDSLVWQMEKSLKETGDKLPGDKKKELEEALAEAKKALEGEDPGAIRAANERLTRAAHAVAEQLYQSAAASGGEPQGGGATGQTASKGGQDDAVVDAEVVDE, encoded by the coding sequence ATGGCAAAGATTATAGGTATTGACTTGGGGACGACGAACTCCGTCGTCGCCGTTATGGAGGGCGACAAGCCCGTCGTGATTCCGAATTCCGAGGGCGGCCGGACGACTCCTTCGGTGGTGGCCATGACCGACAAGGGAGAGCGCCTGGTCGGCCAGGTGGCCCTGCGCCAGGCGGTGACCAACCCCACCCGGACCGTGTCCTCGGTCAAGCGCTTCATGGGACGGAAATTCAGCGAGGTGGCCGGCGAGTGCTCCGAGGTGAGTTACGAGGTGGTCGCCGCGGAGAACGGCGACGCCCGGGTCAAGATCGACGGCAAGGTGCTCTCGCCGCCGGAGATCTCGGCGATGATCCTGCAGAAACTCAAGCAGGATGCCGAGGCCTACCTGGGCGAGAGCGTCGACCGTGCGGTGATCACCGTGCCCGCCTACTTCAACGACGCCCAGCGGCAGGCGACGAAGGACGCCGGCCAGGTGGCGGGTCTGAAGGTCGAGCGCCTGGTCAACGAACCGACAGCGGCGGCCCTGGCCTACGGCCTGGACAAGAAGAGCGACGAGAAGATCGCCGTCTTCGATTTTGGTGGCGGCACCTTCGACATCTCGATCCTCGAGGTGGGTGAGGGTGTGGTGGAGGTCAAGTCCACCAACGGCGACACGCACCTGGGTGGAGACGACATCGACAAGGTGCTGATCGACGACCTGGTGGCGGACTTCCTGCGTGACCAGGGGATCGACCTGAGCCAGGACAAGATGGCCATGCAGCGGTTGAAGGAGGCCGCGGAAAAGGCCAAGTGCGAGCTGTCGACGGCCCAGGAGACGGAGATCAACCTGCCCTACATCACCGCGGGTCCGTCGGGGCCGGTACATCTGACCCGCAAGATCACCCGCTCCCGTTTCGAGCAGCTGATCGACGCACTGGTACGCCGTACCCTCGAACCCTGCGAGAGGGCCCTCAAGGATGCCGGACTGTCCCGCGACCAGATCGACGAGGTCGTCCTGGTGGGCGGTTCCACCCGCATCCCGCTGGTGCAGAAGCTGGTCGCGGAATTCTTCGGCAAGGAGCCCCACAAGGGGGTCAATCCCGATGAAGTGGTGGCCATTGGCGCCGCCGTTCAGGCCGGCGTGCTCTCGGGCGATGTCAAGGACGTGCTGTTGCTGGATGTGACCCCCTTGAGTCTCGGCATCGAGACCCTGGGCAACGTGATGACCCCCCTGATTCCGAGGAATACGACGATTCCCGCGCGGAAGTCGGAGGTCTTCTCCACGGCCAGCGACAACCAGACCCAGGTGGAGATCCACGTTCTGCAGGGCGAGCGGCCCCTGGCCCGGGACAACAAGACCATCGGGCGTTTCATTCTCGACAGCATCCCGCCCGCGCCCCGCGGCGTACCCCAGATCGAGGTGACCTTCGATATCGACGCCAACGGCATTCTCCACGTCAGCGCCAAGGACAAGGCCACCGGTCGCGAGCAGAAGATCACGATTCAGGCCTCTTCCGGGCTCAGCGAAGACGAAATTCGGAAGATGGTCGACGAGGCCAAGGCCCATGAGGAAGAGGACCGCAAACGCAAGGAAGTGATCGAGGTTCGCAACCAGCTCGATAGCCTGGTCTGGCAGATGGAAAAGTCGCTCAAGGAAACGGGCGACAAGCTCCCCGGGGACAAGAAGAAAGAGCTCGAGGAGGCGCTTGCGGAGGCCAAGAAGGCTCTCGAAGGTGAGGATCCGGGCGCGATCCGGGCCGCCAACGAGCGCCTCACCCGCGCCGCCCACGCGGTGGCCGAGCAACTCTACCAGTCGGCAGCCGCTTCGGGCGGCGAGCCGCAGGGCGGAGGCGCGACCGGGCAGACCGCTTCGAAAGGCGGTCAAGACGACGCCGTGGTCGACGCCGAGGTCGTGGACGAGTAG
- the lptB gene encoding LPS export ABC transporter ATP-binding protein, which produces MRASAEGRADCLGSRDGQAPPVSLVAEDLLRVIRKHRIVEGVSLEVEPGSIVGLLGPNGAGKTTTFSMIVGLTDPDHGDIRLGEKSLIGLPLHRRALEGIAYLPQEASIFRRLTVSGNLQLVLEALACDEDQIQDETRRLLEAFGLENVADRPGYLLSGGERRRCEIARAMALRPRHLLLDEPFAGIDPIAVAEIQRIVRRLAGEGIGVLITDHNVRETLQITDRAYIINRGKIFRSGSPAELAEDPEVRAVYLGQDFRLE; this is translated from the coding sequence ATGAGGGCCTCGGCCGAAGGCCGGGCGGATTGCCTGGGGTCGCGGGATGGACAGGCGCCGCCGGTCAGCCTGGTCGCCGAAGATCTGCTCCGGGTGATTCGCAAACATCGCATCGTCGAGGGCGTCAGCCTCGAGGTGGAGCCGGGAAGCATCGTTGGACTCCTCGGGCCCAACGGGGCGGGGAAGACCACGACCTTTTCCATGATCGTGGGTCTGACGGATCCGGACCACGGGGATATTCGCCTGGGCGAGAAGTCGCTGATCGGGCTGCCGCTCCACCGTCGGGCTCTGGAGGGGATCGCCTATCTGCCCCAGGAAGCCAGTATCTTTCGACGGCTCACCGTCAGCGGGAATCTCCAGCTCGTTCTCGAAGCGCTGGCCTGTGACGAAGATCAGATCCAGGACGAGACCCGCCGCCTGCTCGAGGCCTTCGGCCTCGAGAACGTGGCGGATCGACCGGGCTACCTGCTCTCGGGAGGAGAGCGGCGCCGTTGCGAAATTGCCCGGGCGATGGCCCTCCGTCCGCGCCACCTGTTGCTGGACGAACCCTTTGCGGGTATCGACCCCATCGCGGTAGCGGAAATCCAGCGCATCGTCCGGCGTCTGGCGGGGGAGGGGATCGGTGTCCTGATCACGGACCACAACGTCCGGGAGACATTGCAAATTACGGACCGCGCCTATATCATCAACCGCGGGAAGATCTTCAGGAGTGGGTCGCCGGCGGAACTGGCCGAAGACCCTGAAGTCCGGGCGGTCTACCTCGGCCAGGACTTTCGGCTGGAGTAG
- a CDS encoding Hsp20/alpha crystallin family protein — protein sequence MKSWDPFRDLLTIQDRMNKLFETVLTGPVPLDSEGEGVSYWRPVAEVVETADSLEIECELAGLDRSDIQLRVEAQMLIVEGERPRREAEGEWTFHQLERPFGRFVRKFELPEGLDLDQVQAALEEGVLRVTLPKRPDARSREIELN from the coding sequence ATGAAAAGCTGGGATCCTTTCCGCGACCTGCTGACGATTCAGGATCGGATGAACAAGCTCTTCGAGACGGTACTCACCGGTCCCGTCCCGCTGGACTCGGAGGGCGAGGGGGTGAGTTACTGGCGGCCCGTGGCCGAGGTGGTCGAGACCGCCGACAGCCTCGAGATCGAATGCGAACTGGCCGGCCTCGACCGCAGCGACATCCAGCTTCGGGTGGAGGCGCAAATGCTGATCGTGGAAGGAGAAAGGCCTCGCCGGGAGGCCGAGGGCGAATGGACTTTCCACCAGCTCGAGCGCCCCTTCGGCCGCTTCGTGCGCAAGTTCGAGCTCCCGGAGGGGCTCGATCTCGACCAGGTCCAGGCGGCTCTCGAGGAGGGGGTGCTGCGGGTGACCCTGCCCAAGCGGCCGGACGCCCGCTCGCGGGAAATCGAACTGAACTGA
- a CDS encoding DUF4388 domain-containing protein: MALKGTLGDFSLTDILQLIGLQRKTGVLVLRRGGDEISIAFDNGRVVAADSSLRPLEHRVGQLLVRTGKLTEARLDEALAIQRETLQRLGHVLASQGWVDKDSLRHQLSLQITETIYDLFRWQDGEYDFQPNRRVEWDREFITPIACETLLMEGAQMVDEWPLIERTIPSRLAVLRPTRAAQEVLATVGSESSEVRGSVYEDDIDFGFIPADPLEEEARTGAPQLTRSEVKILRWVDGRRSATEIAELSEVGTFEAFKTLARLVEGRLVEIADQDTEERKTPSGRLFRSAGPARLMVGLLSLLVVLGGAMAVQETMRALAPGAVGRWLPAPLASAAWLSESTGLEHLRRAVAAARLARIEQAIRAYYLAEGAWPRDLASVEALGLLSEPVLFDPWGRPIRYELEGWGYRLSIGEGDASLLREHRFAPLERSFTGSDS, translated from the coding sequence ATGGCGCTGAAGGGAACACTGGGAGATTTCTCCCTGACCGACATCCTGCAGCTCATCGGGCTGCAGCGGAAGACCGGCGTCCTGGTCTTGCGGCGGGGCGGCGACGAGATTTCCATCGCCTTCGACAACGGTCGGGTCGTCGCGGCAGATTCCAGCCTGCGGCCCCTCGAGCACCGTGTCGGGCAGCTCCTGGTACGTACGGGGAAACTCACCGAAGCCCGGCTCGACGAGGCCTTGGCGATTCAGCGCGAGACCCTGCAGCGCCTCGGTCATGTCCTCGCCAGCCAGGGATGGGTCGACAAGGACTCTCTGCGGCATCAGCTCTCGCTGCAAATCACGGAGACGATCTACGACCTCTTCCGCTGGCAGGACGGCGAGTACGACTTCCAGCCCAACCGCCGGGTGGAATGGGACCGGGAGTTCATCACGCCGATTGCCTGCGAGACCCTCCTGATGGAGGGAGCGCAGATGGTCGACGAATGGCCGTTGATCGAGCGGACGATCCCTTCGCGCCTGGCCGTATTGCGACCGACCCGAGCGGCCCAGGAGGTGCTGGCCACGGTGGGCAGCGAATCGTCCGAGGTTCGGGGTTCGGTCTACGAGGATGACATCGACTTCGGCTTCATTCCTGCCGATCCTCTCGAGGAAGAAGCCCGCACCGGGGCTCCGCAGCTGACCCGCAGCGAGGTGAAGATCCTGCGTTGGGTCGATGGTCGCCGCAGCGCCACGGAAATCGCCGAACTCAGCGAAGTGGGGACCTTCGAGGCGTTCAAGACGCTGGCGCGGCTGGTGGAAGGGCGGCTGGTCGAGATTGCGGACCAGGATACCGAAGAGCGCAAGACTCCCAGCGGGCGCCTCTTCCGCTCGGCGGGACCGGCGCGTCTGATGGTCGGCTTGCTGAGCCTGCTGGTCGTGCTGGGGGGAGCGATGGCGGTGCAGGAGACGATGCGCGCCCTGGCGCCGGGAGCCGTCGGTCGCTGGCTCCCCGCGCCGCTGGCCTCGGCGGCATGGCTCTCCGAGAGTACCGGCCTCGAGCACCTGCGCCGGGCCGTTGCGGCGGCGCGGCTGGCCCGCATCGAGCAGGCCATACGCGCCTACTACCTCGCCGAGGGGGCCTGGCCGAGGGACCTGGCTTCCGTGGAGGCCCTCGGTCTGCTCTCGGAGCCGGTCCTTTTCGATCCCTGGGGCCGGCCCATCCGCTACGAGCTCGAAGGCTGGGGCTACCGGCTGAGTATCGGCGAGGGCGATGCGTCGCTGCTTCGGGAGCACCGCTTCGCGCCTCTCGAGCGCAGCTTCACGGGCTCCGATTCCTGA
- a CDS encoding enoyl-CoA hydratase-related protein, which translates to MSEQPLVLRETDAPLARVIINRPDKLNALNAEVIRRLGDAFSALGREEEVKVIILTGAGDKAFVAGADIAEMAAMTPEQAREFARQGQRIGAILDGLGKPVIAAVGGFALGGGCELAMMCHLRVAAPGAKFSQPEVGLGLIPGFGGTQRLARLVGEGRALEMILGGQMIDAATAHRWGLVNVVAEEGTALEAAEALARRLARQGPVALAACLRAVRSGLQMPLEQALEYEAALFGGIFATEDMREGTAAFLDKRRPNFQGR; encoded by the coding sequence ATGTCCGAACAGCCCCTCGTGCTCAGGGAAACCGATGCCCCCCTGGCCCGCGTGATCATCAATCGTCCAGACAAGCTCAACGCCCTCAACGCCGAGGTGATCCGCCGACTCGGCGACGCCTTCTCGGCCCTGGGGCGGGAGGAAGAGGTCAAGGTCATCATTCTCACCGGGGCCGGCGACAAGGCTTTCGTGGCGGGAGCCGACATCGCCGAGATGGCTGCCATGACGCCCGAACAGGCCCGGGAGTTCGCCAGGCAGGGCCAACGGATCGGGGCGATCCTCGACGGCCTCGGCAAGCCCGTCATCGCGGCCGTCGGGGGCTTTGCCCTGGGGGGGGGGTGCGAACTGGCCATGATGTGTCACCTGCGCGTGGCGGCGCCGGGGGCCAAGTTCAGCCAGCCGGAGGTCGGGCTCGGCCTGATCCCCGGCTTCGGCGGTACCCAGCGGCTGGCTCGCCTGGTCGGCGAAGGGCGGGCACTGGAGATGATCCTCGGTGGGCAGATGATCGATGCGGCCACCGCCCACCGGTGGGGCCTGGTGAATGTCGTCGCGGAAGAAGGAACCGCCCTCGAGGCCGCCGAGGCCCTGGCCCGGCGTCTGGCCCGCCAGGGTCCCGTGGCGCTGGCGGCGTGCCTGAGGGCGGTGCGCTCCGGGCTGCAGATGCCCCTCGAGCAGGCTCTCGAGTACGAGGCCGCACTCTTCGGCGGCATCTTCGCCACCGAGGACATGAGAGAGGGTACGGCGGCCTTCCTCGACAAGCGCAGGCCCAACTTCCAGGGTCGCTGA
- the raiA gene encoding ribosome-associated translation inhibitor RaiA, producing MTINITGRHLDLTPAIRNHAEKKIAKLGRLVEDLDLQVTLDVVNHRQSCTIVARGRGGTYTGEVTDDDLFAAINEAVDVLARQLRKSKTSRLADRRGGAESIRHLGEEAGEA from the coding sequence ATGACCATCAACATCACCGGTCGTCACCTGGATTTGACCCCCGCTATCCGCAACCATGCCGAAAAGAAGATCGCCAAGCTGGGGCGGCTCGTGGAGGACCTGGACCTGCAGGTCACGCTGGACGTGGTCAATCACCGGCAGAGCTGTACGATCGTGGCTCGCGGGCGAGGCGGCACCTATACGGGCGAGGTGACGGACGACGACCTGTTCGCCGCCATCAACGAGGCGGTCGATGTGCTCGCGCGGCAGCTGCGCAAGAGCAAGACCTCCCGCCTGGCGGATCGGCGTGGTGGAGCCGAGTCCATCCGTCACCTGGGAGAGGAAGCCGGCGAGGCCTGA